One genomic region from Mytilus trossulus isolate FHL-02 chromosome 9, PNRI_Mtr1.1.1.hap1, whole genome shotgun sequence encodes:
- the LOC134684965 gene encoding uncharacterized protein LOC134684965 gives MDSLGTAINLMNRNCYFGSIDLKDAFFSISVRESDRKFLRFTWNGELYQFTCLAQGLSTCPRVFTKIMKCVFSELRKKGHCNSAYIDDSLLIGQSYEDCINNINDTVTLFDKLGLTIHPNKSVFVPTQEIQHLGFVLNSREMSVRLTQEKSQKFKELCKQILRKEYVSIREFSELIGKMVASEYGVPYAKLFHKRLHITKNEQLRKQRGNYDAKFGLNEMCKQDINWWIDNIEICKKYVCIGNPEIIIRSDASLTGWGGVYESQSTGGRWSAEENSYHINQLELLAVYLTLKSFCSNASCVHIHAQIDNTTAVTYINKMGGMKENLNDLTREILLWCINRNIWLTAAHLPGSENCEADYESRNSNDDTEWELDSEVYIKIEQLFGSPDIDLFASRLNYKVTPYCSYRPDPNAKLVDAFTFNWGTNFNYIFPPFSILGAVLRKIVQDQADAIVIAPLWPTQPWFPKILQLLVDCPRILPVKKSLVTLSFNKTKVHPLLNKLHLTAFKLSGDHLKVKVYQNQLSTLSCIHGETPQNNNIGVISKSGCVFVLKNMLIPCHQLSI, from the coding sequence ATGGATAGTTTAGGCACTGCAATTAATTTAATGAACCGTAATTGTTATTTTGGTAGTATAGACTTGAAGGATGCATTTTTTAGTATTTCAGTCAGAGAGTCTGATCGAAAATTTCTCCGATTCACGTGGAATGGGGAATTATATCAATTTACATGTTTAGCTCAAGGTCTAAGTACTTGCCCACGTGTTTTTACAAAGATAATGAAATGTGTGTTTTCTGAATTACGGAAGAAAGGTCATTGCAATTCAGCCTATATCGATGATTCTCTTTTAATTGGACAATCTTATGAGGATTGCATTAATAACATTAATGACACAGTTACGTTATTCGATAAACTAGGTCTTACAATTCATCCAAATAAATCCGTTTTCGTTCCGACACAAGAAATTCAACATCTTGGGTTTGTGTTGAATTCACGAGAAATGTCAGTGCGTCTTACTCaagaaaaatctcaaaaattcaaggaattatgtaaacaaattttaCGCAAGGAATATGTTTCTATCAGAGAATTTTCTGAACTGATAGGTAAAATGGTAGCAAGCGAATACGGCGTTCCGTATGCAAAATTATTTCACAAAAGACTGCATATAACTAAAAACGAACAGTTACGGAAACAACGAGGCAATTATGACGCAAAATTCGGTCTCAATGAAATGTGTAAGCAAGATATAAATTGGTGGATCGATAATATAGAGATTTGCAAGAAATATGTGTGTATTGGAAATCCCGAAATTATAATTAGATCAGATGCGTCTTTAACGGGATGGGGCGGAGTTTATGAGAGCCAATCTACAGGTGGTAGATGGTCGGCTGAAGAAAATTCTTATCACATTAATCAGCTAGAATTGTTAGCTGTGTATTTAACACTGAAGTCATTTTGTAGCAACGCGTCATGTGTACATATACACGCGCAGATAGATAACACAACTGCTGTGacgtatataaataaaatgggCGGTATGAAAGAAAATCTCAATGACTTGACAAGGGAGATTTTGTTATGGTGTATAAATAGAAACATCTGGTTAACTGCTGCACATTTACCGGGGAGTGAAAATTGCGAAGCTGACTATGAATCGCGTAATAGCAATGATGACACTGAATGGGAATTAGATAGtgaagtttatataaaaattgaacaattaTTTGGAAGCCctgatattgatttatttgcTTCACGGTTAAATTACAAAGTTACGCCATACTGTTCTTATAGACCAGATCCAAATGCAAAACTTGTTGatgcatttacttttaattggggaacaaactttaattatattttccCTCCTTTCAGCATACTAGGAGCAGTATTGAGGAAGATTGTACAGGATCAGGCAGATGCAATCGTAATAGCCCCGTTATGGCCAACTCAACCTTGGTTTCCAAAAATTCTACAGTTGCTTGTGGATTGTCCCAGAATTTTACCAGTGAAGAAATCACTTGTGACACTTTCgttcaacaaaacaaaagttcaTCCGCTCCTCAACAAACTTCACCTGACAGCGTTCAAATTGTCCGGGGATCATTTGAAAGTCAAGgtttatcaaaatcagttgTCGACATTATCATGCATTCATGGCGAGACTCCACAAAACAACAATATTGGAGTTATATCAAAAAGTGGGTGTGTTTTTGTGTTGAAAAACATGCTGATCCCATGTCATCAACTGTCAAtttag